A window of Paenibacillus sp. 19GGS1-52 contains these coding sequences:
- a CDS encoding phage tail tape measure protein, with protein sequence MAGAIQSILNFRENMTEGLQRIAGQSDDTSRQVRLLNNGVEDFRARASSGFMSVAKKAAGLTIAFAGIGAAGLTIGASVDSVKEYSTSLSQLSAATGYTGAEFDKMKASMVSVYGNNFGASWEDVGESLATVAQITGQTGKALEDSTENALVYRDVFKAEIPDSIATTDSMMKQFGITSDQAFNLLAQGSQSGLDKTGELLDGVSEFGVQFKQLGFSADEMFDTFGSGLDSGAFSLATIGDSVKEFGIRAKDGSDSTAQAFKGLNLDAKGLSATFAKGGPNAKKAFDQVVKALDKVKDPLKKNAIGTALFGSTWEDLGAKSISALANVEKGFNSTTDTMGKLNDVKYTDLDSAITGISRTLETSIVTPLADKVLPKLSELSKWVTSKTPAIKKGIDSAFKTGKELMNDFGDAMGWVKKNSDWLVPALGAVTAAVIAQQAVNGVKGLITAYKAWRTTTAGLTLVQAGLNVVLAANPLGIIAVVIGLVIGAGILLWKNWDTVKVKASELWSWLGGVWTSLKAGTVNAFNSVKEAASNLWGSISGAWTNIKTGTVDTFNGIKDSVAGTFNSMVGAVKTPINSIIGMINGLIGKINGISIEFPDWMPGDLSGKTFGLSIPTIPTFAKGTNNAPGGMSLVGEEGPELVNLKKGSSVATADKTSKILAANSSGTKIEVNIHGNVYGEADFMDKVMAKLVSVLDSNIPNVATT encoded by the coding sequence ATGGCAGGAGCAATACAATCAATTCTAAACTTCCGTGAGAATATGACTGAAGGTTTACAACGGATTGCTGGACAAAGTGATGATACATCACGTCAAGTAAGATTGCTTAATAATGGCGTTGAAGATTTTAGAGCAAGAGCATCATCTGGATTTATGAGCGTTGCAAAGAAAGCGGCAGGATTAACCATTGCATTCGCTGGCATTGGTGCAGCTGGTTTAACTATTGGTGCTTCAGTCGATAGCGTTAAGGAATATTCAACATCGTTATCACAATTATCAGCAGCAACAGGATACACAGGAGCAGAGTTTGACAAAATGAAGGCATCAATGGTTAGTGTCTATGGTAATAATTTCGGCGCGTCTTGGGAAGATGTCGGTGAGTCATTAGCTACAGTTGCACAAATTACAGGTCAGACAGGTAAAGCATTGGAAGACAGCACAGAAAATGCATTAGTATACAGAGATGTATTCAAAGCTGAGATTCCAGACTCTATTGCTACAACTGATAGCATGATGAAACAGTTCGGGATTACATCTGATCAAGCTTTCAATTTGCTTGCACAAGGTTCACAATCTGGATTGGATAAGACCGGTGAATTGCTTGATGGTGTCTCAGAATTTGGTGTTCAATTTAAACAACTAGGATTCTCAGCAGATGAAATGTTTGACACATTCGGTTCAGGATTAGATTCAGGAGCATTTTCTCTGGCGACAATTGGAGATTCTGTAAAAGAGTTTGGTATACGTGCAAAAGATGGTAGTGATAGCACGGCGCAAGCTTTTAAAGGATTGAATCTTGATGCAAAAGGTTTATCTGCAACATTTGCAAAAGGTGGCCCTAATGCAAAGAAGGCATTTGATCAAGTTGTTAAAGCATTGGATAAGGTTAAAGACCCACTTAAGAAAAATGCTATCGGTACAGCGTTATTTGGATCAACGTGGGAAGATTTAGGAGCGAAGTCAATATCTGCACTTGCCAATGTTGAGAAGGGATTCAATAGCACTACTGACACAATGGGCAAATTGAATGATGTGAAGTATACGGACTTAGATTCTGCCATTACTGGTATCTCCAGAACACTTGAAACTAGTATTGTGACACCGCTTGCTGATAAGGTACTTCCCAAACTATCAGAACTTAGCAAATGGGTAACAAGTAAAACACCAGCAATCAAGAAAGGTATTGATTCTGCCTTTAAAACAGGTAAAGAATTGATGAATGATTTCGGTGACGCTATGGGATGGGTCAAGAAAAATTCTGATTGGTTAGTTCCAGCACTCGGGGCTGTAACGGCAGCAGTAATAGCCCAACAAGCAGTTAATGGCGTTAAGGGATTAATCACAGCTTATAAAGCCTGGAGAACAACAACAGCAGGGTTAACACTGGTTCAAGCTGGTTTAAACGTAGTTTTAGCAGCCAATCCTCTCGGGATAATTGCCGTTGTAATTGGATTAGTTATAGGTGCTGGTATCCTTCTGTGGAAAAACTGGGATACGGTAAAAGTTAAAGCATCTGAATTATGGTCTTGGCTTGGTGGAGTATGGACAAGTCTTAAAGCAGGAACAGTTAATGCTTTCAACAGCGTAAAAGAAGCCGCTTCAAATCTGTGGGGAAGCATATCTGGTGCATGGACTAACATAAAAACGGGTACGGTTGACACCTTTAACGGTATAAAAGATAGCGTTGCTGGTACATTCAATTCAATGGTAGGTGCTGTAAAGACGCCTATTAACTCTATCATCGGCATGATAAACGGACTTATCGGAAAGATTAATGGGATTTCCATAGAATTTCCAGATTGGATGCCGGGAGATCTTTCGGGTAAAACTTTTGGACTAAGCATTCCTACAATTCCTACATTTGCTAAAGGTACTAATAATGCGCCGGGAGGCATGTCATTAGTTGGCGAAGAAGGGCCAGAACTTGTTAACTTGAAAAAGGGTTCATCTGTAGCTACAGCAGATAAGACAAGTAAAATCCTTGCTGCTAATTCCAGTGGAACAAAAATTGAAGTTAATATTCACGGCAATGTATACGGTGAAGCTGATTTTATGGATAAGGTTATGGCTAAACTAGTCAGTGTTCTTGACAGTAATATACCAAACGTTGCTACTACATAA
- a CDS encoding DUF2577 domain-containing protein: MNDNEVRFTKYFKDRDNKTPEEIAVAKVITIMPNIKLSLGLDIILDADDLVIASRIYDLILHIGDDVIVTPSASGQLYYLIDKVGAPHVS; the protein is encoded by the coding sequence ATGAATGACAATGAAGTGAGATTTACTAAGTATTTTAAAGACAGGGATAACAAAACACCTGAAGAAATTGCTGTTGCAAAGGTGATAACAATTATGCCTAACATTAAGCTTTCATTAGGTTTAGATATTATCCTTGATGCTGATGATTTAGTAATTGCTTCACGTATATATGATCTAATTTTGCATATTGGAGACGATGTTATTGTAACTCCTAGTGCGAGTGGGCAATTATACTATCTTATTGATAAAGTAGGTGCGCCGCATGTTTCCTGA
- a CDS encoding DUF2634 domain-containing protein encodes MFPDDELTLEEIEALSAVSTVMGKVFLFDFDTKEYVLINGRPVEATYEQAIKQWVTFLLTADSDSIVIYQGTDFGMSIKQFIGNRDMDRISAEFEIERQLKEKIILHPEIIDIEEVVITRDGSRVVISLNIITSRGIIDGSESEVVFSG; translated from the coding sequence ATGTTTCCTGATGATGAATTAACATTGGAAGAAATAGAAGCTTTGTCCGCTGTATCTACAGTCATGGGCAAGGTTTTTTTATTTGATTTCGATACAAAAGAATATGTATTGATCAATGGTAGACCTGTTGAAGCCACATATGAGCAAGCCATTAAACAATGGGTAACATTTTTATTGACCGCTGACTCTGATTCCATTGTGATTTATCAAGGAACTGATTTCGGAATGAGTATTAAGCAGTTTATTGGCAATAGAGATATGGATCGAATTTCTGCTGAATTTGAAATAGAAAGACAGTTAAAGGAAAAGATTATCCTTCATCCTGAGATTATTGATATCGAAGAAGTAGTGATCACAAGAGATGGAAGCAGAGTGGTAATATCCTTAAACATAATCACAAGTAGAGGAATTATTGACGGTTCAGAAAGTGAGGTGGTATTTAGTGGATGA
- a CDS encoding baseplate J/gp47 family protein — protein MDELVKAIKQQLLNQISNDYDKSDGYLLADIMSSVAYVFNNLSIRLDDIEKLLDVDNLTGDLLTKFVEQRRGIVRNDATLSIGQVTATGSGTVNIGDLFETANGIQFAASETKVISGTGTVNIVAIIAGNNGNVPANQIVQIPVTLTGITSVTNPASTYNGFDIEIDSALRNRYYLAVRSPATSGNVAHYMAWAMETDGVGDAKVFPSDGDIVGGISEVDVVIINANKQPASAALVTEVQTYIDPSSTGLGYGQAPIGAKCYVSSATGLTLNISLSLTYSSGYTLTQVKQNISNSVTAYLQSIAFKQLYVSAAKVGDAILNSAGVLDYTTLLLNGSAGNVTTTARQIAVMGVVTVV, from the coding sequence GTGGATGAGTTAGTTAAAGCAATCAAGCAACAACTATTAAACCAAATCAGCAATGATTATGATAAATCAGATGGCTATTTATTGGCAGATATTATGTCGAGTGTCGCATATGTATTCAATAATTTATCTATTAGATTAGATGATATTGAAAAACTATTAGACGTTGATAATCTTACGGGCGACTTGCTGACGAAGTTTGTTGAACAACGTAGAGGGATTGTAAGAAATGATGCCACTCTTTCAATTGGTCAAGTTACTGCAACGGGAAGCGGAACAGTTAATATTGGTGATTTATTCGAGACAGCAAACGGAATACAATTCGCAGCGTCAGAAACAAAGGTTATTTCTGGAACAGGTACAGTTAATATTGTCGCTATTATTGCTGGTAACAATGGTAATGTTCCGGCTAACCAAATAGTACAGATACCAGTTACACTAACGGGTATCACATCGGTTACAAATCCAGCATCAACATACAATGGATTTGATATTGAAATTGATAGTGCATTGAGAAATCGTTACTATTTGGCAGTTAGATCACCAGCGACTTCAGGAAATGTTGCTCATTATATGGCTTGGGCAATGGAGACCGATGGTGTTGGAGATGCAAAAGTATTTCCATCTGATGGCGATATCGTAGGCGGTATTAGTGAGGTTGATGTAGTTATTATCAATGCCAATAAACAGCCAGCTAGTGCAGCATTGGTTACAGAAGTTCAAACATATATTGATCCGTCCAGTACAGGTTTGGGTTATGGTCAGGCTCCAATAGGTGCAAAGTGCTATGTGAGTTCTGCAACGGGGTTAACTCTCAATATTAGTTTATCGCTTACATATTCTAGTGGGTATACGTTAACACAGGTTAAGCAGAACATTAGCAATTCTGTTACGGCATATTTGCAGAGTATTGCATTCAAGCAACTTTATGTATCTGCTGCCAAGGTGGGAGATGCTATCCTTAATTCTGCTGGGGTTTTAGATTATACTACTCTTCTTCTCAATGGTTCGGCGGGAAATGTAACAACTACAGCTAGACAAATTGCTGTTATGGGAGTGGTGACAGTTGTATAA
- a CDS encoding putative phage tail protein yields MYKDTLTNNLHKIVRQDPLINEINGSIGITLDNFDEQMTDFSNQIDISTATWSLPVYEKELGIVTDITKTDAIRREQIMSRLKGMTKIGAAELKVIADSYAHGDVEITLDHGIVVEFTSVFGVPSNIEDLKAVLRSYAPAHIKMSYKFRYAFYSEFIPYTYSQLSTHTYGELLLGGFL; encoded by the coding sequence TTGTATAAAGATACCTTAACGAATAATCTACATAAAATAGTTAGACAAGATCCATTAATCAATGAGATTAACGGGTCTATTGGTATTACATTGGACAACTTTGATGAACAAATGACTGACTTTAGTAATCAGATTGATATTAGTACGGCTACTTGGTCATTGCCTGTCTATGAAAAGGAATTAGGCATAGTAACAGATATTACTAAGACTGATGCAATTAGAAGAGAACAGATAATGTCAAGGTTAAAAGGAATGACTAAGATTGGAGCAGCAGAGTTAAAAGTAATAGCTGACTCTTATGCTCATGGCGATGTGGAAATTACATTAGATCATGGAATCGTAGTTGAATTCACTTCTGTATTTGGTGTTCCTTCCAATATTGAAGACTTAAAAGCGGTTCTTCGGAGTTATGCACCAGCACACATAAAAATGAGTTATAAATTCAGATATGCTTTTTACAGCGAGTTTATACCATATACATATAGTCAACTCTCTACACACACATATGGAGAGTTACTTTTAGGAGGGTTCTTATAA
- a CDS encoding XkdW family protein, translating to MNIAQVIMHLYPTANQMIDFMVQDNSDGNGPFIAFWNLPEPQPTETELQAAWEAYLEEQANKPPVLTEIEQLQSEVSSLWYEIMTIGGA from the coding sequence ATGAATATAGCACAAGTGATCATGCACCTATACCCGACAGCTAACCAAATGATTGATTTTATGGTACAAGATAATTCAGACGGCAACGGCCCATTCATAGCCTTTTGGAATCTACCAGAGCCACAACCGACAGAAACCGAATTACAGGCAGCGTGGGAGGCTTATCTAGAAGAACAAGCAAACAAGCCGCCAGTACTAACTGAGATCGAGCAGTTACAATCAGAAGTATCTTCACTATGGTATGAAATTATGACGATAGGAGGTGCATGA
- a CDS encoding XkdX family protein: MVWFNRIKKFYDAGFWTKDMVADGVVAKKITAEQYEEITGDIYIT, translated from the coding sequence ATGGTATGGTTTAATCGTATAAAGAAGTTTTACGATGCTGGTTTCTGGACGAAAGATATGGTAGCCGACGGAGTTGTGGCTAAGAAAATAACAGCTGAACAGTATGAAGAGATTACAGGAGATATTTATATTACCTAA
- a CDS encoding phage holin family protein: MEHIGIILKLIIGLISGIVSWLIGGLGLVFTVLLALQMIDFITGLMVGIYEKNINSRIGTKGLIRKTYVILLIGAVYMVESAMLGSHGIITDGISASFCLVEFVSIVENGGKMGVPLPDKVKNLILVLKNKDKSEVE; the protein is encoded by the coding sequence ATGGAACATATAGGTATAATTCTAAAATTAATAATTGGACTTATCTCAGGAATAGTATCATGGCTAATAGGTGGATTGGGACTGGTTTTCACCGTTTTGCTTGCATTGCAAATGATAGATTTCATAACAGGACTTATGGTTGGGATATATGAGAAGAATATAAACTCGCGAATTGGAACTAAAGGACTTATTAGAAAAACATATGTAATTTTATTGATTGGTGCTGTATATATGGTCGAGTCCGCTATGTTGGGTAGTCATGGAATAATCACAGATGGAATATCTGCTTCTTTTTGTTTGGTTGAGTTCGTGAGTATTGTTGAAAATGGTGGCAAAATGGGTGTTCCACTTCCTGATAAAGTTAAGAATTTGATTCTGGTGTTGAAGAATAAGGATAAATCAGAGGTTGAATAA
- a CDS encoding glycoside hydrolase family protein — translation MSRKISQAGISLIKSFEGCRLAAYKPVQTETYYTIGWGHYGSDVKKGSTITQSQADDMLVSDLAKYESYVNDTSYVPVTAQLNQYQFDALVSFCYNCGNGNLRALCKGRSIKQISESIFNYNKSSGTVLAGLVRRRNAELELFNKVEQVVIKPETTGNDDVQLIKQILTKDNSVHNGFLKDNVNYVPAEVIEALGHKVSWDNVNKKLYIS, via the coding sequence ATGAGTAGAAAAATATCACAGGCAGGAATCAGCCTAATCAAATCATTTGAGGGTTGCAGACTTGCAGCATACAAACCTGTTCAGACTGAAACCTATTATACAATTGGATGGGGTCACTATGGATCAGATGTTAAAAAGGGTTCGACTATAACACAGTCACAAGCAGATGATATGTTAGTGTCTGACCTTGCTAAATATGAATCATATGTTAATGACACATCGTATGTACCCGTTACAGCACAGCTTAATCAGTACCAATTTGATGCACTTGTAAGCTTCTGTTATAACTGTGGTAATGGCAACCTTCGAGCGTTATGTAAAGGCCGTTCAATTAAACAAATTTCAGAAAGTATTTTCAATTACAATAAGTCAAGCGGTACTGTTTTAGCTGGTTTAGTGAGACGTAGAAATGCAGAATTAGAATTGTTTAATAAGGTTGAACAGGTTGTAATCAAACCAGAGACAACGGGGAATGATGATGTGCAACTAATTAAGCAAATTTTAACTAAAGATAACAGCGTACATAATGGATTCTTGAAAGATAATGTGAATTATGTTCCTGCTGAAGTTATTGAAGCGCTTGGTCATAAAGTGTCATGGGACAATGTCAACAAGAAACTGTATATCTCATGA
- a CDS encoding recombinase family protein → MITVAAYGRVSTKHDDQLNSLQAQINYYSNYTNDKENMQLHKVYHDTLSATRWEKRKGFRELLHDAGLDIATSDKGTIMIELSDRKPLFNRILVKDISRFTRNVNDNRIFTLLRDKGVYIDFTNMNLSTENMSEETMLQIMMVFSQRESQDRSEKVLFGLKESAKNGRIRMKDNFYGYRLNKELDTLITLPDGTQVLSNSLEIVPEEAEIVRMIYGLYIEGNGLRKILQYLEANGILRDGKPFSQTTINRMLNNPAYKGVLVRNKMESPLVFSNKKSATLKDEKEWEIFENRIPAIVDADTFANAQKARGGRINQDRKGIKTQHGKYSGKIKCEKCGKGYVQNRDRHGNLFMNCATRKTKGVAVCSAKNVRNDLIDVAVNEFIGTGLEETIMNFKKSYTVELNNLKKELYGKIDNQQIRESEALQLKIKDVMERKERLGMLFVMGNFNEETLQKMAAEIDMEYESLSQKYQRTILSNEELQEEIKDIDDTIKSLKDFKFNKEVTGDTIMNLISSIGVMNYSGIDNVTSNESNNNEGFIFTFEFKMFERLNQIVEKYKLMGKVHTENTISVIL, encoded by the coding sequence ATGATAACTGTTGCTGCTTATGGTAGGGTAAGTACTAAACATGATGATCAATTAAATTCACTACAGGCACAAATTAATTACTATTCAAACTACACAAATGACAAGGAAAACATGCAATTACATAAGGTTTATCATGACACATTATCTGCAACAAGATGGGAAAAGAGAAAAGGTTTTAGAGAGTTATTACATGATGCTGGATTAGATATTGCTACAAGTGATAAGGGTACTATTATGATTGAATTAAGTGATAGAAAGCCTTTATTTAATCGCATTCTTGTTAAAGATATTTCTCGCTTCACACGTAATGTAAATGACAACAGAATATTTACCTTACTTAGGGATAAAGGCGTATATATCGACTTCACAAATATGAACCTATCTACTGAGAATATGTCTGAGGAAACTATGCTACAAATTATGATGGTGTTCTCTCAACGTGAATCACAAGATAGATCAGAGAAGGTATTGTTTGGACTTAAAGAAAGTGCTAAAAATGGACGCATCAGAATGAAAGATAATTTCTATGGTTATAGGCTTAATAAAGAACTTGATACGTTAATAACTTTACCAGATGGTACACAAGTATTATCTAACAGTTTAGAAATTGTTCCTGAAGAAGCAGAAATAGTTAGAATGATATATGGACTATATATAGAGGGAAATGGGCTTAGAAAGATATTGCAGTATCTAGAGGCTAATGGAATTCTACGTGATGGAAAACCGTTTTCGCAGACAACAATTAACAGGATGTTAAATAATCCAGCATATAAAGGTGTTCTTGTTCGCAATAAGATGGAGTCTCCATTAGTTTTTAGTAATAAAAAATCTGCAACGCTTAAAGATGAGAAGGAATGGGAAATATTTGAGAATAGAATCCCTGCTATTGTTGATGCTGATACATTCGCAAACGCGCAAAAAGCGAGAGGGGGAAGGATTAATCAGGATAGAAAAGGTATTAAAACACAACACGGAAAATATTCTGGTAAGATTAAATGTGAAAAATGTGGTAAAGGTTATGTTCAAAACCGTGATAGGCATGGGAATTTATTCATGAATTGTGCTACAAGGAAAACAAAAGGAGTTGCTGTCTGTTCAGCGAAAAATGTTAGAAACGATTTGATTGATGTTGCAGTAAATGAATTTATAGGAACAGGACTAGAAGAAACAATCATGAATTTTAAAAAAAGTTATACTGTTGAATTAAACAATTTAAAAAAGGAATTGTATGGAAAGATTGATAACCAGCAGATCAGGGAATCAGAAGCATTACAACTAAAGATTAAAGATGTTATGGAGCGAAAAGAAAGATTAGGTATGTTGTTTGTAATGGGTAATTTCAATGAAGAAACATTACAAAAGATGGCTGCTGAAATAGATATGGAATACGAATCATTATCACAAAAATATCAACGTACCATATTATCAAATGAAGAATTACAGGAGGAAATAAAAGATATAGACGATACTATTAAGAGTCTAAAAGATTTCAAATTTAATAAGGAAGTCACCGGAGATACAATAATGAATCTAATTAGCAGTATTGGTGTTATGAATTACAGCGGTATTGATAATGTGACTTCTAATGAAAGTAATAATAATGAAGGATTTATATTCACATTTGAATTTAAAATGTTTGAACGATTAAATCAAATCGTAGAAAAGTATAAGTTAATGGGTAAGGTGCATACCGAAAACACCATCAGTGTGATACTGTGA
- a CDS encoding YifB family Mg chelatase-like AAA ATPase, which translates to MLLLINIIGLPDSAIREAVERVRAAVKNCGYRYPQQRITINLAPADLRKEGSAFDLAIALGILTTSGQLIMPAAQEMLLIGELALDGSLRPVSGVLPMVEAARRAGIQAVLLPKENAAEAALISGLTVYVMDHLRGLENSGETTSAVEPEVIPAEFVSVEAVSFSPLPFPVSTSTGSVSRERPPILAISLEHLRYVVPVHNSSPTDHSLRMRNEMLDDYSDVLGQQHVKRALTIAAAGMHNILLMGPPGTGKTMLIKRLPGILPQLSDSEALEVTKIFSAAGKLKDAHSGLLRSRPFRSPHHTISSAGLIGGGGIPKPGEVSLAHRGILFLDELPEFSRNVLEVLRQPLEDGVVTISRARASFTFPAQFMLAASMNPCSCGFLGSGNPLQGCSCSPARIAQYRAKISGPLLDRIDLQVDVPRPKDWGKQGTVISSADMRAEVVAAQAIQAERYQHLSISWNSELSGAALRRYANLGKEGTQLLHSILETLGLSMRAHDRIIKLSRTIADLAGAADISSAHLAEAVQYRNLDRQVTSEE; encoded by the coding sequence ATGTTACTACTAATAAATATTATAGGACTGCCAGACTCCGCCATTCGTGAAGCAGTAGAAAGGGTGCGAGCTGCCGTTAAAAATTGCGGCTACCGTTACCCTCAGCAACGCATTACGATTAATCTGGCTCCTGCCGATCTGCGGAAAGAAGGCTCGGCGTTCGATTTGGCCATCGCACTGGGTATTCTGACGACTAGCGGCCAATTGATCATGCCTGCTGCCCAAGAGATGCTGTTGATCGGTGAGCTTGCCCTCGATGGCAGTCTGCGACCCGTAAGCGGAGTTCTACCCATGGTGGAAGCTGCCCGTAGAGCGGGTATACAGGCTGTACTGCTCCCCAAAGAAAATGCTGCAGAAGCTGCACTAATCAGTGGACTAACTGTGTATGTCATGGATCATTTAAGGGGTCTGGAAAATTCGGGTGAGACAACCTCAGCAGTTGAACCGGAGGTTATTCCTGCCGAGTTTGTTTCGGTGGAAGCCGTATCATTTTCACCTCTACCTTTTCCTGTGTCAACGAGCACGGGTTCAGTTTCCAGAGAACGGCCTCCAATATTGGCAATTTCCCTGGAGCATCTCCGGTATGTAGTTCCTGTACATAACTCTTCTCCAACAGACCATTCTTTGCGCATGAGAAATGAAATGTTGGATGATTATAGTGATGTATTGGGTCAGCAGCATGTCAAGAGAGCGTTAACTATTGCCGCGGCAGGGATGCATAACATCCTCCTGATGGGTCCTCCAGGGACAGGGAAAACGATGCTGATCAAACGTCTGCCAGGCATCCTTCCACAGTTATCTGACAGCGAGGCACTAGAGGTGACCAAGATTTTCAGTGCTGCCGGAAAGCTTAAGGATGCTCATAGTGGTTTACTGCGCAGCAGGCCCTTTCGCTCACCGCACCATACGATTTCAAGCGCAGGACTTATTGGCGGCGGAGGAATCCCCAAACCGGGAGAGGTCAGTTTGGCTCATCGCGGGATTCTCTTCTTGGATGAGCTCCCTGAATTCTCCCGCAACGTGCTTGAAGTGCTGCGCCAACCGCTGGAGGATGGGGTTGTGACGATAAGCCGTGCACGGGCTTCTTTCACATTCCCCGCTCAATTTATGTTAGCCGCATCTATGAATCCGTGCAGCTGTGGTTTCCTCGGAAGTGGGAACCCACTACAAGGTTGTTCGTGCAGTCCTGCCCGTATTGCTCAATACCGGGCAAAAATTTCTGGGCCGCTTCTGGACCGGATCGATTTGCAGGTTGATGTCCCCCGTCCCAAGGATTGGGGTAAGCAAGGTACAGTTATATCCTCGGCAGATATGCGTGCCGAAGTTGTAGCAGCCCAAGCAATACAAGCTGAGCGCTATCAACACTTGTCCATCTCCTGGAATAGCGAGCTTTCCGGGGCTGCCCTTCGTCGTTATGCTAATCTGGGAAAAGAGGGCACTCAGCTGTTGCATAGTATTTTGGAGACACTGGGTCTAAGTATGCGAGCACATGATCGAATTATTAAGCTCTCCCGAACGATAGCTGATTTGGCTGGCGCGGCTGATATCAGCTCCGCACACCTGGCAGAAGCGGTGCAATATCGTAATTTGGATCGTCAGGTGACATCAGAAGAATAA